CAAAATACGCTGCTGCACGCTCTGCGGATAGCAAAAATCCCGATGAGAGATATGCTAAACTTGAAGAAGAGTTGCTTGAGCTAGCTTGCAAAACAGGTGTTGGCCCGCAAGGACTTGGCGGAGATTATACTGCTGTCAAAGTAAATGTAGAGTGGTATCCTACTCATATAGCCGGACTTCCGGTCGCTATAAATATAAACTGTCACGCTGCACGCCATGCTGAAGCTGAAATTTAAGGAGAAAAGATGTCAGAAATCAAAAAAATAACGGCACCGTTTGATAAAAGCGTAGTAAAAAGTCTAAAAGCTGGCGATAGCGTATTAATATCGGGAACAATAATAGCGGCCAGAGATGCTGCGCATAAAGTTTTAACAGAGACTTTAGCCAGAGGCGAAAAATTGCCTGTAAATTTGGCCGGTGAAACAATCTATTATCTTGGACCAAGTCCTGCAAAGCCTGGTCAAGTTATAGGTGCGGCAGGTCCTACAACAAGTGGACGTATGGATAAATATACTCCAACTATGATTAATGAAGTTGGTATAAACGGTATGATAGGCAAGGGCT
This Campylobacter sp. RM16189 DNA region includes the following protein-coding sequences:
- a CDS encoding Fe-S-containing hydro-lyase — translated: MSEIKKITAPFDKSVVKSLKAGDSVLISGTIIAARDAAHKVLTETLARGEKLPVNLAGETIYYLGPSPAKPGQVIGAAGPTTSGRMDKYTPTMINEVGINGMIGKGYRSQEVVDAMKKSGCVYMVAIGGAGALISQSIKKYEVLAYEDLGPEAIARITIEDFPAIVAIDSDGNNFYEVGQAPYKKI